Within Paenibacillus albicereus, the genomic segment CAGATGCCCGCCGAGCAGCGCCGCCGCGATGACGGAGCTGCCGGCCATGCTGAACGAGGCGAGCAGCAGCAGCATGCCGGCTCTTGATGATGAATCCATGCGCTTCTCCTCCTTTTTATGCCATCTTAGTCCTGGAGCTGGTATGATGGAAGAGCCAGTCGGGCCCGGCATCGACCGGACCAGTGAAGAGAGCGGAAATGGAGGCATGCAAGCGATGTGGGGAATCCATCTGGACCGGGACGGCGACGTGCCGATGAAGCGCCAGCTGTTCGCCGCGCTGCGGGAGCGGATCTGGTCGGGCGCGCTCGCCGCCGGCGAGGAGCTGCCGTCGACGCGGCGTCTCGCGGAGGCGCTGGGCGTCTCGCGCAACACGGTGAACGAGGCGTTCGAGATGCTGCTGGCGGAGGGCTACGCGGTCAGCCGCCAGGGAGCGCCGACGCGGATCGCCGACGGCGTGCGGCTGGACCCTCCCGCCGCGGCCGCGCCCCGTCCGCCCGATCCTCCGCCCGCGCGGCTGCGGGCGGACTTCTGCACGGGACAGCCGGAGCTGCGGGCGTTCCCGCGCTACTTGTGGCAGCAGCTGGCCGCCAAGGCGATGCGCGACATGCCGGAGCAGTGGCTCGGCTATACCGGCCCGCAAGGGCTGCCCCGGCTGCGCGAGGAGATCGCCGCCTGGCTGCTGCGCAGCAAGGGGCTGCCGGTCGATCCGGCCGACCTGTTCATCACGGCGGGGGCGACGCACGCGCTGCATCTGGCCGCCGACCTGCTGTACGAGCCGGGGCTCGACCTCATCACCGAGGATCCGTGCCATGCGGAGATGATCCGCGTGTTCATGGACAAGGGCTATGCCGCCAAGCGCATCCCTGTGGACGAGCACGGCATGGTCACGTCGAGGCTGGCGGGGCGCCCAGGCAGTCCGATATACGTGACGCCGTCCCACCAGTTCCCGCTCGGCGGCATCCTGCCCGCCGGACGGCGGGCGGAGCTGCTGCGCTTCGCACGCGAGAACGGCAGCTACATCCTGGAGGACGACTACGACAGCGAGTTCCGCTACTGCGGCGATCCGGCGACGCCGCTGGCCGCGATGGACGCGGAAAGGGTCGTCTACATCGGCACGTTCAGC encodes:
- the pdxR gene encoding MocR-like pyridoxine biosynthesis transcription factor PdxR, whose protein sequence is MWGIHLDRDGDVPMKRQLFAALRERIWSGALAAGEELPSTRRLAEALGVSRNTVNEAFEMLLAEGYAVSRQGAPTRIADGVRLDPPAAAAPRPPDPPPARLRADFCTGQPELRAFPRYLWQQLAAKAMRDMPEQWLGYTGPQGLPRLREEIAAWLLRSKGLPVDPADLFITAGATHALHLAADLLYEPGLDLITEDPCHAEMIRVFMDKGYAAKRIPVDEHGMVTSRLAGRPGSPIYVTPSHQFPLGGILPAGRRAELLRFARENGSYILEDDYDSEFRYCGDPATPLAAMDAERVVYIGTFSKALFPALRIGYAIVPRALQSRWTYARHHADVQNPAFDQAVLAEFLAARKLDRHVARMRRLYRERRQALLDALAEQFGDRWRCWGDAAGLHLAVEFPGRRFGETFRELALLRGIRIAPLEQHCLQKGRHESKLLFGYGHLEPEEIRAGMRALKALLDEAEG